Genomic DNA from Lepus europaeus isolate LE1 chromosome 15, mLepTim1.pri, whole genome shotgun sequence:
ACTTTATAGGAAATCAAGTAATAAATAGGATATTTGCAATCACTTAACTATGAAGATAAAAAAGCTAGAAAGCAGTTATATATTACATTGACATTTATTCCCATAAAAAAACATGGGATAAGATAGAAGCCCATATCCCCATGGAGGTATTACTATTTTAGCTAAGTATAGATTTTCCCTTCTTTTATTCCTAAATTAGAGAAATTTAACCTCTTCCCaactctaaaattaaaatttcacctTTTACCCTTTGAGCCACCCTTTTTCACCAAACCACCAACCACCCAAGGTAAGCTTAATAGGATCCCCTACTTACCGAAATTAGGCAAAAGGATTTCCAAAAGGATCCCTATATTTATCAGATGTAGCTTGTGAAGAAGCCATCTAAGGAGATAAAACCATCAAGTTAACAAATATAACTATAGTCAtcaaacattttatattgaaGTCTTCTCACATTCTGTTAAGAAGCACTTAGTTCATAGACCAATAAGACCTGTGTGGGTCTTTAATCATTTGTGCCTACCTATTAGTAGATTGTGGGTACATCACTGACATCAAAATCAAGATTCAGATAAATTACATTTGCCTCCCCAAAATGGGAAGTGTTATTTTTACTAGCTATAGAACCATGAATGGGAAATTAAGAACTTAAATCTTCGAAAGAATTTTTTAAGACAGTATTCAACTCAATTTTCTCCCAAAATAGGTTCATAAGCTCTGTTAAGTGAGCTATGAAGGACATTTTATATCTGATATCATTTTAATTCAGGAGATAATAGTTCCTGTAAATTCCCCAGTTTGAAGGAATGTTTATAGTGTGAAGGTTCTCAATGATAAATCTTTGTCCAACATATTTTACCATAAAATATTACTATAAAAGCAAGGTTAACTCAGGAAGAGGGAGTTCTATGTGGAATGTATTTTGCAGAAACAGCTTCTAGCAGTTGATACTTACAGGGGGTTGTGATGAACTGAAGGAATCTTTAGAGAAAGGGTTCTCAAATGCACCATCAATAGCTTTGGTACCTGGCCGGATACCTTGTCTGGGAACTGGCTTTGGTGGTTCTAGAAGATGAAAAACCCAAGCAGTCAGTAGACAGGCTTTTGAAACTTAGTTCCATATTTCCTAAATTCACCTCAGTGGAACAAAAATCACAACCAAATACTAGGGCACAGCCATGCCTTCTCCGGAGAGAAGTCAATATGTGTATTTATCTGAAGTGGGTGAGATTCAGAAATCCCTCATTGAGAGTCATGAGGCTTTGGTATACAGTCCCCAAATGCCATCACCCAGCATATTCCAATAGCTCTTGGCAACCCTTTTAAGAATTGTCACTAGAGGGCAGCATTGGGTTAGTGCTTGTTACCAGTGAAAAGTAAATGGAGAAGTCTCAACCAGTGCCAATTTACAAGAAGCAAGAGCAAGACTATTGGTGGATGGGAGAGGGTTCTTCTGAGGGACCCTCTGGGACCAACTGACAGTGGaactattactattgtattatagTGGTACGGTAGGCAGAGAGTAGCTTACCGTTGATCTTGCTCAACAGTTGATTAGCATCAAAATCATCGTGGTCTGCATTCTCTTGAGGAATGCCAACTTTGCTGTTGAAGTAACTGGAGAAGGCACTGGAAGTCCCAGAAGCAGGTTGCTCTCCCTTCCTTGCGGGAACAGCAGGTGGCTGCCGCAGTTGGAAGTCCTTAAACATTTCTTTCACCTCCTTGACTTCTGTATCTCCAAGTGGATCTAAGGCAGTAAAAGCATCACTTGGGATGTCCTTTGCAGGGCCAGTTCTGGGAGGTGGTTGAGGAGGAGTGGCCACAAGAGAGGACAGCACAGGTGGGGATTGAGTGGACATGGTAGGAGCTGGAAAAATATTGCTCTGAAAAGGGTTCCCCAAAGGGCTTGATGATGACCAAGTACTGGGTGCCACAGATGCAGAAGCACCCcaaatggcaggggctggaggagaaTTTGAAACTGCAAAATTTGAAGGCTGGTTCCAACTTGGAATAGCTGGGCTTGTACCAAAAATGATCGGATGAGAGAAACCTGAAGGTTGAGCACCCATGATGGCTCCTGGGACCACTGAACTGGACTGATTGAAGACCACGCATGTTGGGTTCCATGGTCCTGCCTGAGGGGGTGTAACCGGCACACCACCTGATGGAAGAGGGAGAAAGTGCCTATCAGGAGCTAGGTTTGAGCAGGATTCCTGAATTTCAGAAAGTACAACTCTCCAGCGAGTATGTACAGGGCAAACACACTCATTAAGCCTTAAGGCTGACATAGACATCAAGGCTCTGTGAGATTAAATCACTCTAAAGGTTAATTAACAATTATGTGCAAGGGCTCATTGCATCCTGAAGCTCTTCTCCCTTCTTTTACACTTTCTTCACTTTCCTCATTAGAAGGTAATACCATTAATGAAAAATATGAGCTCttcgtgtatgtgtatgtatgatttatttatttgaaaggtaaggagagaaagagagagagagagagagagagagagagagagagagagagagaatcttccatctgtctgccaagtcactccccaaatggccacaacaacccaaCCAGGGttggccatgctaaagccaggagcctggaaccccatccaggtttccaacatgggccatcctctactgctttcccaatgactttagcaggaagctgaatcataagtagagcagtgggacttgaaccagtgctccaaaatgggatgccaatatcatggtggcagcttagctttctgtgccacaatgctggccaaggGAACATATTCACATACATGAGCCACAGAGAACATGAAGCAGCTAATTAAGATCATTCATTGGACTCTCTGTATGATTTGATCTTTGCATTTGGTAGTTGGCTCAGGCCTGGAGACTTACTGGAAAGCAGCTATCTTAAGTGTGCATAAGGACTCAACACACTTGTATCCTAAAggaatcatttcatttttcttgctttttaatgTTGCCAAGGTTGACATAGCTCTATAAAGGGAAGATATAATTTGGCTAATGCCAAAATAGTTTTAGACTTTTctatataaaaatggaaagaaggcTGTTGTCCTGTGAGAcctatttcaaataaaagtgcTTCCTGTTATGTGTCACTCACTAAACTTTGCCAGAAGTGAGAACAGAGGATTTAAAAGAGGAAGGATagaaagaaaacaacaggaaACAACCCCCTTCCAAGGTAACTAATGGCCTGTGTCAGGGCATCCGATCTTTGTGAGTGAATGGCTCTACCTTGTGCATCCTTGCCACGTTCATCAGCAGTCAAAGCATGAAAATCCAGGACTCTCCAATGACTGTCCCCACGCCCCCAACCCCTGCTTGTGTGGTTCCTTCCAGCATCTTGTTCTAATACACAGGGCATGTCCTGCCCTGCCTCTTTCCAAGTGTACTAATGATTTAGTGAAACTGTCACCACCTACAATAAATCTAAATTCCTCTTCATACTTATTCAGGGATGATGCTCTGTTCTCAAAACCTACTCGCCTTGAGTCTTGGGGCACAACATTCCTTAGTGATGAATTTTTATAATCCAACTAAGAAAAAGTCTTCAAATTGAGGCTAGAAATGTTTTTGTCACCAGAGTGAgaaatactttgaaaatgaattgaAGGGCTGATAGGACAAGATATTCTATCCTAGATCTTCTTACAATGAGAGCTTGGTGTGATTTGGTCCTATCCATTATCATGAATGCTAGCTGTTTGATGCTGACTACAGACAGTGCAGTCACAGAGGGTACTGAGTTGCAGAAAGAGCTATCTTTCTGTTTGTGACAGTAGAGACTGAAATGCAGGTGCATCGGCTCTACACCTGGCACATGTCCTTCCATTCTGCCTCCTTGGCAGCAAGCTACAGGGCTTTCCCATGGTATGCTAATTTGAATACTTATTTCACAGATACAGAAATTAGCTGCCATTTGCATTAAAAATATACTCATTTCATAATAAATAGAGGGGAAAGTTCTTTCAGATTCTCTGAAGTTACTTCAAAAAGAgtatggaaagatggaattagaagactctggtgtggggccggtgctgtggcatagtgggctaatcctctgcctggagcaccagttcatgtcccagctgctcctcttctgatccaactctctgtttatggcctgggaaagcagtggaagattgctcaaatgtttgggctcttgcacatgcaaaggagacctggaagaagcttctggcttctggctttggatcaggtcagctccagccattgtggccatttggggtgtgaaccagcacatggaagatctctctctctctctgtctctccctctctctatctgtagctatacctctcaaataaacaaataaaatcttaaaaaaaatttagttcaaaacaaaagaaatgaaaatccatgcagagttttttcaCAACATGCActtcctgtgaacttttaaaagactctTCACAAAATATTTGGACTAAATTATTGCTAGCATGaaagcaaatatatttaaattatattattgaaTCAGGGCCACTCACTAATAATTTACACCAACTGGATATGCACAAAGAGGGTAAAATTGTATAATTACTCATGTGGAATGACATGCCTTCCCTTAGGAAAATGCATGGCTTTTCTCGTAGATTCAATTAGTGGGAGTGGTGTttgtagaagagaaaaataatctttttgccAGGAATTCAAAGCTTTCCCAGTGTGTACAGATGCCAGCTTTCATTCTCACCCACCAGATTCTGCTCGCTGTGTCTCTAAGACACTGCAAGCCAGCTGGACAATGTAGGGGTAAGGACTAAGGGACAAGGCAATGTGGGCAGAAAACAGTGATTTTATTACCTTCAGAAGCTACATCAAAATACAGGGAAGCAGGTCAAAGCCGAGGACTCTGTTTTTTCTGCAACCCCCTGTGCCCACACCACAGCTCCAGAGGAGACAGTGCCCCAGCTGGGTCCGGCGGAAGCCAGACCTAGCACCTTCCATGGTTTGGCTGAAGCCCCTGCTCGTGGACAGGGGCTATACTGTAGAGCTCCGTTTGAGCTCCATGTCCAAAGTTGGAAGCATCATCAGTATTCTGAAGTTGTATACCCCAAGGCCTCAACAGGGGCATGAAGCCAACAAGCTTCCCTTCGTCTGCATAAATTAACAGTTATAGGGTCCAGCTGTATTTTCAGGCTGACTTGTTAAATATTGGCTGCAAAAATTCCTCAGGGCATTGATATGAGGCTACAAAGCCCTGTGATGTGATCTAgtcacagatgctgtagcaagtCCGCTGCCCTTCTGTGAGGGAAAGACGCCCACCAGCTCCACTTGACAGTGCAGGAAAAAGAGCAATGGAGGAAGCAGACGCCCACGAGGGACATGAAGTGTCTAGGCGAGTTTCTTGGTGGTGTCAATGCAAGCAGAGACCTGGGACTTACTGGCTTCTCACAACCCCATGAATTTAACATCCATCGCCCCTGCCTTGCCTCCCTACTCAAGATATGATTGAATAGATTTATTATAACAGAACCAAAATATTTTCCCTtgcaagaaaacagcagagagagaaaaaaaaatgggatccTGGTGACTGACTCCGGAGGCTGAGAAAGCTAAGATTCCTGGTCAAGGTTtagcaaagagagaagagagtccTCCTTCATCTGTCATCCCACCCCTCCCAGGCCAAATCTATTTGGAGTCCATAGAGAGgccaagaaacagagaaacaatgAGAGTCCGCAGCAGGACAGCAAAGACTATCATCATGGTTTCTGAGAACTGTACCATGGAGGCCAAGAGAACGGGAGGCTgtggacagcagcagcaggcaggccTCTGTCCAGCGGTCTTCATCCAGCTATGGGAGACCCGGGACTCCCATGAGTGAATGACACACCTGGGTATCTGCTAAAAATTCTGTCTCTTATACCTCTGTGTCCTCTAACTTCAGCTTCCCAGTGCTTATCATCTAATTCCATCAAGACACTCAGCGAGCCAAAATATCGTCAAGGAGCTGCTAAGGCATGAGTGTTCAGAGATAGATCAGGACACATGCCTGCCCCACCATTACCATGAGCCTAGGAACATTGCTGGGCTCAGAACCTTGGACTTCCACTCCATTTACACTTGCTCCTTGGGCTTAACTGATAGCCCTCTTGAAGTTTATTTCCCTTGCAAGAGGGATGTAAGTGTTGATAGGGGATAGGCCTTCAACTTAGTTATAGCAAATGACATAGAAGCTATGCATGGTGCAACTTTTTGCAACCCAGATGACAAACGAGGCTCTCGTATCTCAAACCCTTTTCACCACGGAAGCAGGTCGAGCTTCAGAATCCCTTACACCTGCCTTTCAGGAAGCCATTGACAGGTGGCTCAGGTATGTGCCATGTTAAACATAGATTTCTTACTGCACGCCAACTTAAGGAGCCAAATTTCAGTTACAAGTCAAGAGTACCAAATGGGGTGGGATTGCACAGGAGTACAAGTGGAGGAAGGATGCTTAGGACGTTAAGGTTTTATGCCCATGGAACCCTCAGGGAATAGGAAGTGCCTTCCTCTTATGCATCATTGTTTTACCAGCAAAAGCAGCAGAGCCATTCATTGCCATGTCTCCAGGCACCTACCTAGACCCGCAAGGGGCCCAACCGGGGGAGACGCACTTGCTTTGAAGAGATCCAGAGGGTTGGTCTGTAGGGTTGCAGATTGTCCTGTGGGTGACGTCTGCCTGGGAGGTTCTGAGGCGGGAGGAGCAAAGATGTCTGATGCGAGCAAGTCATTTGCTGGAGACTGACAGGACAGGGAGCGAGGGAGAAGCGTTACTCAGCAGCAGGGAAATATGGCATCGCTCTGTCTCCTACTCCTCCCCCGAATTAGAAAGTCacagaaagaaaagcattttCCTATTACTggtaaataacaacaacaacaataataattttaagaaaacccaaacaaaacaaagccaaatggcaaaaataagaaaaagacacaaatcTCTGCCATGAACAGACTATTGGGTCTTAGTGACTGATACATCCTCAGACTTGCACAGTgacatttattttgcttattcacACATTTGCATCCATCTTGTCTGGTTATTGGCTAAAAGCTTGAAGCTGAGAAAGAAAGGGCAACTATACATAAGTAGGCTGAAATTCTTAATCATCCCATTGCATTTAATCAGTCTCCATATAGTTGATATAACTTTTTAATCATTAAGCAAGCCCACATATATTCCTCTTGGAGTTTTTAAAAGATGCCTTTAGAAGCTGCgttttaaattgcttttgaatAAAGCTTGTGATATGTAAGTTTCTTCTAAGACAATGAATTATTAAGTTAGCACTTCCAAGTGGAGACAAGCTTGAGAATTTTACACCACCACCTTGGACATTAAGGCAGCAGGATgggtgtgcagggtgtgtgttagtGTGGCGAAAGTACAAAGGAATCACAAGAACCCCGACCCTCCCATCCCGGAACATGACAATTAGACTTACCCGAGAGGtacagaagcatagcagcattaaaaatggaaaaacttgTGTTTAGTATAATAAGCTTCAAGACATGCAAACGGGCAGCAGGGTGCAATAAATACAACAGAAGAACTTTAAAAGGGTAGAGATCAGAGGAAACTATTCCTGGAGAGCCAATGTGCCTCGTCCCTCCTAGCTCACAGCCACACAGCAAACTACAAGAGCGGCAGCAAAGAGAGCTTGCATCACACAACCCTTTGGTACCGCACATGCACTCTGCTAACGGATATGTGGAGAAGACAATTCACCTTAGCAGTCCTTCTGCCTCTTCCTGGTTTGGTACTTTGTGGAGGTGGGATAATGGCTATGGAGTCATGTGGTGAGGACTGGACAGGGCTTTCCAAGTCCTGCTTTACGCCATTCTGTACGGATTGTCCTTGGGGAGGGCTTCCCACAAAAGGGTTCGGGGAGGATTGGATATGGAAGCCGTTCTGTTCTTTTTCAGATACCCCATTGTGAGTTCCCACTGCTGGCTGGGTTTGCGTACTCGAAAAGGGCCATGGGCCTGCCTGAGATTCCTGTTTGCCAGTCCGGTTAGAGATCTGGTCGAATTGCTGACCAAAGTAATCAACATCGCCATTCAGGGGCCCGTTACTCAGGGGAGCAGGCAAGCTACTCAAATTCTCTTTCTTCTGATCTGGAGGTCTGAGAGAATCAAACGAAGAGGGTGTCGATTGGTCGGACTGTGCAAAAGGATCATCACGGAAAGGATCAGGATTAGGGGTGGGAAAGAAGTTGAGATTGGCAGAAAAGGCATTTTCAGGCAAAAAGGTTGCCTGAGGCTTTGGTCGAGGAAGAGAGCAGGAGGTGATGCCATTTGTTAAGAATGGATTTTCTCTTAAAGAATTCTGATTGGTGTCGATTTCAGAGTTTAGATCCACTAACAGGATATCTTTGCTTTCCTATcacatttggaaagaaaaaaaaaaaaaaagaaagtgttagTTCATGTTATGACTTCAAACAAGAAAACTATTTTAAGATGACCAGGGCTATCAAAATTCCCAGAATTTGGTTGTGACAAACTGGTTGACCATTACCTCCTCCCATCAACCTGCTGAGTGCATTTACCAGCCATAGACCtggtctcccccagcccctttCTTGCTTGATTAAGTCTCATTTTTATTAAACCTCAGCTTTCCGGCCCTTTATTGAGTGAAATCTTACTGTTGTTTCCTTCGATGTCTCTGCTTACTCTGGTCCACatatacagactggctgagtTTGTTATCAGCATTGTTTTAATTCTTGCCTTTTAAAGTCTTAAAGGGACTGGATTGTGAGTTGCTCTAGGTATGGTAAGCTTGAAAATAAGAAGTAACCTGAGCAGCCTGGCCTAGTTTCCTGTCTGATGTATACATCTTCCTATTGTAACCTCACAGTCTGCTGTACCATTGCCTCACTAATTGAGAGAATTCGTTGGTtaatacattcatattttatagttcTGAAGTTTAAGATCAAGTACatttccctgtaactcttccaGTTCTTCCCTCTAAGAAAAACAGTATGATTATCCTTTCATACCTACAGGTAAACCTCTTTAAAGATCTCAGACTCCAAGGGAATGTGTTAGCCAAGCTGGATCTCTCATTCTTATCGCCTGAGTCTCTCCTCTGGACACATCCTTTTAGTCTACGTCCTTCTATCAGATCGACACAAAATACTAGTCTAATCCAGCAGACATCAACCTCTCCCATGTGTGCACTTTCTTCATAACAGAGCTTAGAATGGCCTGTGTTTTGACAGTAATATCATCTACTTAGTGGCTAAAGTCGAAGAATCACTAATCTTTATATATGTTAGAAACGTGGCTGTAAAAGTGTATTGGAAAGATAAATCAAATGTTTAACTACCAGTCCTGTTCCATCTCTAGTATTTCTTTGGTGTGTTAATTGGCTTCTCAACTGTTAGATAAAAAAATCCTTAGCATAAAAGCAACCAATATGATGAATCTGGCATGTCATGATTCCTAATTATGACGTAACTCAGTATGACTCATCGAGGGATAGAGTTCTCATACTCACAAATGCTCCTTCTGACTTTGAGCCATTAACTATTCAATTAAGCTCAGCATAGAAGAATATAGACAACAAAAACTCCCTACTGGAAGTAGAATCTAGACTAGACATTTGACATTACCCCTTGCAGAGTAACACATATTTTGATCACTGGGAGAAAACGAACCTCAAGAAAAGAGGAGATTCTCAAAACAGGTAAATACAACAAAGGGCTCAAACAGGCCGCCTCAGCTTTTAGAGAAAATAATACTTTTGGTTTAGAAAGTTTGTGGCCCATAGAAGAAACTGCAAAAATCAGAACTAATTGTATTACATTTTTGTGCTTCCTTTATTGTGAGGCATAGAAACACATTCTTAAAAGCCAGTTTTTCTCTTTATAACAAGAAGAATTTGTCACTAGGAAGAGTttataatttaaacttttttttttaaatcaaagacaGGGATTGGAAGACCTCTTAATGCATATATCTTTATACAATCTTACAAAAGCTTGTGATTTCAATATTTATTCCTTTGTTATGAGCCACCTCTGGGTTAGAACCGTTGGGTGTTCACAGCTGGTAGAGTTCTCCTTTTCAAACACTTGAGAAGAAGTTCTTAGGACACCAAACAGGAGGCACAATGTTAGACTTCTGAATAGTCACCCTATAAGTAAAATGTATAAGGCTCTCCTCAGGTTGGGTTTGTTGGTAGTCAAGACTAAGAGTCTACTTCACAGGCTGCAACTGCAAGATGTGAGACCCTCCGCACCTTTCCCCTTGACCAGAGCTTCATGGATTCCTTATTGGACTGTCAATCCTTGCATCTACTTGGCCACCCTTTGGACACCTGAGAGACAGGCACTGGAGACTGGAAAGTGAAAGACTCTACTCTTGAGGAGTTGTCCTAGGGGGTACAGGAGGCAATAGCATGTGCCACACTGACTTCCACAGCTAGCTCTTCTCTGGGTAGCCAGTCTCTACTAACCAATCAAAGCCTGTGAAATCTGACTCTTCCCTCCTCAAAGCCTTTGATGGCTTCCTGCTTCTCCTTATATGAAAACAAGCTTCATTAGGCCAACTTCCAAAATGATTCACAATAGAACCCAAGTTGTTTCTAGCTTAATTACTGTCTGATTTCATACACCCTTCAAAGACCCAACTCAAATTCAGATTCTTTACACAATCTTTTCTCATTGATCTTTCAACTTCACCTGTTCCCATTCCATGGCGTCTTATGGAGTATATACGAGTGCACACAATGTTTGAACTTTGTGCTCTGATCCCATCCCTTGTACCAGATTTAATCTCATGCATCACACTGTTTTCTCATAGTAACTGCGCTCTCACATGGTGAAGGTTCATAGGTAGAGATTAGgtctttttctcccttctcccttccctcttttcttttcttagactgtctccctctcttccttcctcctttcttctcctctttcATTCTTGGTACGATGTGGAAGGATAATGTCCAAACATTTTTCCAATAAAAGTTATGTTCTAAGGGATGTCACTTAGTTTGCAATATGAGCATTATTTAAAAGGTGTGAAACTTTCCTGTATAAAGGTGAGGGGAGTGACAGCCATCTGGAACCACTAATAGCACCTGGGTGATTTAGAGTTCTCTTTCTCATCACATCTTCCAAAGCAGTTGTTATGAGTTGAATATTTCTGAACATGCTGATTTTACtaagaaaagataaatatctaCTTGTGACCTTTGAATATGTAACATATTGTCAAAGTCTCAAGACCACCGAATTAGCCCTGTTAGCTTTCTCTTTCTTATCAGATAATACATATTTTGATATTTACTACTTTAAACGTATTAAACTAAAACATGAATTTCTATAAAGCCATGTTTTAGACTATGTGAAGTGTAATCAAAATGAGACTCAAGATTATTcatgttgtttttcatttccttttttcagaGTTTTCTGAAGTGTACAAAAGCAGATTAAACAGTTTTTCTTGTCCATTTCTCTGGAATTCCACTTTATATCTTGAGTGCTTTGCTCTTTCAAGGCACTTGCTTGAATGTCAGTCAGATATCAATTCACTTTGGTGAGAGGGTTACTAATGGAGGGAGGGCAAAGTTgtctagaaataaaaaggatctcAAGCAGAATGAAATTTTCAGTCATCTGATCTGGTATTTCaagttatcctttttttttttttaataaaaaggtaATGAACATGATGAATAATGAAAAGTCTTATACACAAGTGAGTTAGGGAACAGGCTTCTCTATTGCAGGTCTTGAAGATGCTCCTGGGTCCTGTGATTTGCCTGTG
This window encodes:
- the DAB2 gene encoding disabled homolog 2 isoform X2, translated to MSNEVETSASNGQPDQQAAPKAPSKKEKKKGSEKTDEYLLARFKGDGVKYKAKLIGIDDVPDARGDKMSQDSMMKLKGMAAAGRSQGQHKQRIWVNISLSGIKIIDEKTGVIEHEHPVNKISFIARDVTDNRAFGYVCGGEGQHQFFAIKTGQQAEPLVVDLKDLFQVIYNVKKKEEEKKKTEEANKAVENGTETLLNFDEQANKLKLESKDILLVDLNSEIDTNQNSLRENPFLTNGITSCSLPRPKPQATFLPENAFSANLNFFPTPNPDPFRDDPFAQSDQSTPSSFDSLRPPDQKKENLSSLPAPLSNGPLNGDVDYFGQQFDQISNRTGKQESQAGPWPFSSTQTQPAVGTHNGVSEKEQNGFHIQSSPNPFVGSPPQGQSVQNGVKQDLESPVQSSPHDSIAIIPPPQSTKPGRGRRTAKSPANDLLASDIFAPPASEPPRQTSPTGQSATLQTNPLDLFKASASPPVGPLAGLGGVPVTPPQAGPWNPTCVVFNQSSSVVPGAIMGAQPSGFSHPIIFGTSPAIPSWNQPSNFAVSNSPPAPAIWGASASVAPSTWSSSSPLGNPFQSNIFPAPTMSTQSPPVLSSLVATPPQPPPRTGPAKDIPSDAFTALDPLGDTEVKEVKEMFKDFQLRQPPAVPARKGEQPASGTSSAFSSYFNSKVGIPQENADHDDFDANQLLSKINEPPKPVPRQGIRPGTKAIDGAFENPFSKDSFSSSQPPMASSQATSDKYRDPFGNPFA
- the DAB2 gene encoding disabled homolog 2 isoform X1 is translated as MSNEVETSASNGQPDQQAAPKAPSKKEKKKGSEKTDEYLLARFKGDGVKYKAKLIGIDDVPDARGDKMSQDSMMKLKGMAAAGRSQGQHKQRIWVNISLSGIKIIDEKTGVIEHEHPVNKISFIARDVTDNRAFGYVCGGEGQHQFFAIKTGQQAEPLVVDLKDLFQVIYNVKKKEEEKKKTEEANKAVENGTETLLNFDEQANKLKLGVDQMDLFGDMSTPPDLNSPTESKDILLVDLNSEIDTNQNSLRENPFLTNGITSCSLPRPKPQATFLPENAFSANLNFFPTPNPDPFRDDPFAQSDQSTPSSFDSLRPPDQKKENLSSLPAPLSNGPLNGDVDYFGQQFDQISNRTGKQESQAGPWPFSSTQTQPAVGTHNGVSEKEQNGFHIQSSPNPFVGSPPQGQSVQNGVKQDLESPVQSSPHDSIAIIPPPQSTKPGRGRRTAKSPANDLLASDIFAPPASEPPRQTSPTGQSATLQTNPLDLFKASASPPVGPLAGLGGVPVTPPQAGPWNPTCVVFNQSSSVVPGAIMGAQPSGFSHPIIFGTSPAIPSWNQPSNFAVSNSPPAPAIWGASASVAPSTWSSSSPLGNPFQSNIFPAPTMSTQSPPVLSSLVATPPQPPPRTGPAKDIPSDAFTALDPLGDTEVKEVKEMFKDFQLRQPPAVPARKGEQPASGTSSAFSSYFNSKVGIPQENADHDDFDANQLLSKINEPPKPVPRQGIRPGTKAIDGAFENPFSKDSFSSSQPPMASSQATSDKYRDPFGNPFA